From Zalophus californianus isolate mZalCal1 chromosome 16, mZalCal1.pri.v2, whole genome shotgun sequence, one genomic window encodes:
- the LOC113939572 gene encoding MAGUK p55 subfamily member 3 isoform X2 translates to MPVLSEDSGLHETLALLTSQLRPDSNHKEEMGFLRDVFSEKSLGYLMKIHEKLRYYERQSPTPVLHSAVALAEDVMEELQAASVHSDERELLQLLSTPHLRAMLMVHDTVAQKNFDPVLPPLPDNIDEDFDEESVKIVRLVKNKEPLGATIRRDEHSGAVVVARIMRGGAADRSGLVHVGDELREVNGIAVLHKRPDEISQILAQSQGAITLKIIPATQEEDRLKDSKVFMRALFHYNPREDRAIPCQEAGLPFQRRQVLEVVSQDDPTWWQAKRVGDTNLRAGLIPSKRFQERRLSYRRATGTLPSPQSLRKPPYDQPCDKETCDCEGYFKGHYVAGLRRSFRLGRRERPGSPQEGKGSAGAEAPELLTYEEVTRYQHQPGERPRLVVLIGSLGARLHELKQKVVAENPQHFGVAVPHTTRPRKSHEKEGVEYHFVSKQAFEADLHHNKFLEHGEYKENLYGTSLDAIQEVMAKNKVCLVDVEPDALQQLRTSEFKPYVIFVKPAIQEKRKTPPMSPACEDTAAPCDEEQQEMAASAAFIDQHYGHLVDSVLVKEDLQSAHSQLRVLLEKLSKDTHWVPISWVR, encoded by the exons ATGCCCGTGCTGTCTGAGGACTCCG GTTTGCATGAAACCCTGGCACTATTGACTTCTCAGCTCAGACCTGACTCCAACCACAAGGAAGAGATGGGCTTCCTGAGGGATGTTTTCAGTGAAAAAAGCCTCGGTTACTTGATGAAG ATTCACGAGAAGCTTCGCTATTACGAGAGGCAAAGTCCAACCCCTGTTCTGCACAGCGCTGTGGCCCTTGCTGAGGAT GTGATGGAGGAGCTGCAGGCCGCCTCTGTGCACAGCGACGAGAGGGAGCTGCTCCAGCTGCtgtccaccccccacctcagG GCCATGCTCATGGTACACGATACAGTTGCTCAAAAGAATTTCGACCCCGTTCTTCCCCCTCTGCCCGATAATATTGACGAGGATTTTGATGAAGAATCAGTGAAGATTGTCCGCCTGGTAAAGAACAAGGAACCCCTG GGTGCCACCATCCGGCGGGATGAGCACTCCGGGGCTGTGGTGGTGGCCCGGATCATGCGAGGGGGCGCGGCCGACCGGAGCG GTCTGGTCCACGTTGGAGATGAACTCCGAGAGGTGAACGGGATCGCAGTCCTGCATAAACGCCCCGATGAGATTAGCCAGATTCTG GCGCAGTCCCAGGGAGCCATTACCCTGAAAATCATCCCAGCCACCCAGGAGGAGGACCGTTTAAAGGACAGCAAG GTGTTCATGCGGGCCCTCTTCCACTACAACCCGAGGGAGGACCGGGCCATCCCCTGCCAGGAGGCGGGCCTGCCCTTCCAGCGCAGGCAGGTCCTGGAGGTGGTGAGCCAGGACGATCCCACGTGGTGGCAGGCCAAGCGAGTAGGGGACACCAACCTTCGAGCTGGCCTCATCCCCTCCAAGCGGTTCCAGGAAAG GCGACTAAGCTACAGGAGAGCCACCGGCACCCTGCCGAGCCCCCAGAGCCTCAGGAAGCCCCCCT ATGATCAGCCTTGTGACAAAG AGACCTGTGACTGTGAGGGGTACTTCAAAGGGCACTATGTGG CTGGTCTTCGGAGAAGCTTCCGGCTGGGCCGAAGAGAAAGACCGGGAAGCCCCCAGGAAGGAAAGGGGTCTGCAGGAGCCGAGGCTCCAGAGCTGCTGACCTATGAGGAGGTAACCAGGTACCAGCACCAGCCTGGTGAACGGCCCCGCCTGGTGGTTCTGATTG GATCCCTGGGAGCCCGACTGCATGAGCTGAAGCAGAAGGTGGTGGCAGAGAACCCACAGCACTTTGGCGTTGCAGTTCCAC aTACCACCAGGCCTCGAAAGAGCCATGAGAAGGAGGGGGTGGAATATCACTTCGTCTCTAAGCAAGCATTCGAGGCTGACTTACATCACAACAA GTTCCTGGAGCATGGTGAATATAAGGAAAATCTCTACGGAACCAGCCTGGACGCCATTCAGGAGGTGATGGCCAAAAACAAAGTGTGTTTGGTGGACGTGGAGCCGGAC GCACTTCAACAACTGAGGACCTcagagttcaagccctatgttatATTTGTAAAACCTGCGATTCAGGAAAAGAGGAAGACGCCACCCATGTCTCCAgcttgtgaggacacagcagcCCCATGT gACGAGGAGCAGCAGGAGATGGCTGCCTCTGCCGCCTTCATAGACCAGCACTACGGGCATCTGGTGGACAGCGTGCTGGTGAAGGAGGACCTCCAGAGTGCCCACAGCCAGCTCAGAGTGCTCTTGGAGAAGCTGAGCAAGGACACTCACTGGGTGCCTATTAGTTGGGTCAGGTAA